From the genome of Nasonia vitripennis strain AsymCx chromosome 1, Nvit_psr_1.1, whole genome shotgun sequence, one region includes:
- the Or132 gene encoding odorant receptor 132 produces the protein MEIYDSRYFVYNKRFQTALGVWPYQSRVKNAIICGFLLLVMIALVVPQIIRLKMYIGKDKDKSMENVFGLFYIFAIYVKLFTAVYAEDRLKILYESTARNFQIYTDKMEKKILHENSERGRLITLVFIMYMMTALIVFILLPMYPIMTDVIVPLDHPRARMFILNGDYLVDRDEYYFQIYVFESTSAALTVFILCSTDPMYAAIVEHCLGLFCICKYRLNNFNKPRRTEIIEKANAESQVDEYAYTALVEAIQLHKNILKYTKIIQTSYSLYFLLEMGATMGLLTSTSIIIVMKLYRPLDCIRYFLVLIGLLLHIFFLSWPGQKLINVSGDIFQDTYHNDWYESSLRCQRLLRFMSLNCSKPCQLSGGGLYVMNFVNFARILKTSASYITVFSSF, from the exons ATGGAGATTTACGACAGTAGGTACTTTGTTTATAACAAACGCTTCCAAACGGCGCTGGGTGTCTGGCCGTATCAAAGCCGCGTGAAAAATGCTATCATATGCGGCTTCTTGCTGTTGGTCATGATCGCTCTGGTGGTCCCACAA ATAATACGTCTGAAGATGTACATAGGAAAAGACAAGGACAAGAGCATGGAGAACGTTTTTGGTCTTTTCTACATTTTCGCAATCTACGTCAAGCTTTTTACGGCCGTCTATGCCGAGGATAGG CTGAAGATATTGTACGAGAGCACTGCGAGGAATTTCCAGATTTACACCGACAAGATGGAGAAGAAGATTCTACACGAGAACTCCGAAAGGGGTCGACTTATCACGCTTGTTTTCATAA tgtacatGATGACCGCATTGATAGTGTTCATCTTGCTACCCATGTATCCCATCATGACGGACGTGATTGTCCCACTGGATCATCCTCGAGCTCGGATGTTTATACTGAACGGAGATTACCTCGTCGATAGGGATGAGTACTATTTTCAGATCTATGTGTTCGAGAGCACATCCGCTGCTCTGACTGTCTTCATTCTATGCTCGACCGATCCCATGTACGCCGCGATCGTTGAGCACTGCTTGGGACTGTTCTGCATTTGCAA GTATCGGCTGAACAACTTCAACAAGCCACGCAGGACCGAGATAATCGAAAAAGCGAATGCTGAAAGCCAGGTGGACGAGTACGCGTACACTGCACTCGTCGAGGCGATTCAATTGCACAAGAATATTCTCAA GTACACTAAAATAATACAGACGTCGTACTCGTTGTACTTTTTGCTGGAAATGGGAGCCACTATGGGTCTTCTAACTTCGACTTCCATCATA ATCGTAATGAAACTGTATCGGCCACTGGATTGCATCAGATATTTTTTGGTCTTAATTGGATTGTTGCTGCACATATTCTTTCTGAGCTGGCCGGGTCAGAAGTTGATAAACGTCAGCGGTGACATCTTTCAAGACAC ATATCACAATGATTGGTACGAGAGTTCACTGAGGTGTCAGCGGCTCTTGAGATTCATGTCGTTGAATTGCTCCAAACCCTGCCAGTTGTCCGGCGGCGGACTGTACGTGATGAACTTCGTCAACTTTGCGAGG ATTCTCAAAACGTCGGCTTCGTACATCACGGTCTTCTCGTCGTTCTAA
- the Or134 gene encoding odorant receptor 134 codes for MEIYDSKYFIHNKRFQMALGVWPYQNRVKNLSICGVLLLVMFGMLIPQLLRLRTYLGKDIDKSMENIFILLYTFGIYIKLFTAHIAENKMKILYESTAKNFETYTDEAEKKIMKQYSERGRLITLAFLIYMVLALILFVMLPLYPIIMDATIPLDLPRPRISVLNGDYLVDENDYYFQIYVFDSIACTLTVFIMCSTDPMYAAIVEHCLGLFSICKYRLKNFNKSCGMRMVERADAERYGGDYAYAALVRAILLHKEILKYTQIIQTSYSLYFLLEMGVTVGILTATSVIIVMKLERPLDCLRYFLVFIGLLVHIFYLTWPGQKLIDFSGDIFQDTYLNDWYKSSLKCQNLLRFMSLRCSRPCELSGCGLYVMNLINFAAILKSSASYITVFSSV; via the exons ATGGAGATTTACGATAGCAAGTACTTCATCCACAACAAGCGCTTTCAAATGGCGCTGGGAGTTTGGCCGTACCAGAATCGAGTGAAAAACTTATCCATATGTGGGGTTCTGCTGCTGGTGATGTTCGGCATGTTGATACCACAA TTACTACGACTGAGGACTTACTTGGGGAAGGACATCGACAAGTCGATGgagaacatttttattttgctctACACGTTTGGCATCTACATTAAGCTCTTCACTGCTCACATTGCCGAAAATAAG ATGAAAATCTTGTACGAGAGCACTGCAAAGAACTTTGAGACCTACACCGACGAGGCAGAGAAGAAAATCATGAAGCAATACTCGGAAAGGGGTCGGCTGATCACCCTTGCCTTTCTGA TATACATGGTCTTGGCGCTGATTTTGTTTGTAATGCTACCGCTGTATCCCATCATCATGGACGCGACCATCCCTCTGGATCTCCCGAGGCCCCGAATATCCGTACTGAACGGCGATTATCTCGTCGACGAGAACGACTactattttcaaatttacgtGTTCGATTCTATTGCCTGTACTTTGACAGTCTTCATAATGTGTTCAACCGACCCGATGTACGCGGCGATAGTCGAGCACTGCCTAGGACTGTTCTCGATTTGCAA ATACCGACTGAAAAACTTCAACAAGTCCTGCGGAATGCGGATGGTTGAGAGAGCCGACGCCGAGAGGTACGGAGGTGATTACGCCTATGCTGCCCTCGTCAGAGCGATTCTTCTGCACAAGGAAATTTTGAA ATACACTCAGATTATTCAAACGTCTTACTCGTTGTACTTCTTGCTCGAAATGGGAGTTACCGTAGGTATTTTGACGGCGACCTCCGTTATA ATCGTGATGAAACTCGAGCGGCCCCTGGACTGCCTGAGGTACTTTCTGGTCTTCATCGGCCTTTTGGTACACATATTCTATCTGACCTGGCCAGGGCAAAAGTTGATCGATTTCAGTGGTGACATCTTTCAAGACAC GTATCTCAACGATTGGTACAAGAGTTCACTAAAGTGTCAGAATCTACTGAGATTCATGTCGTTGAGATGCTCGAGACCCTGTGAGCTGTCGGGATGTGGACTGTACGTTATGAATTTAATCAACTTTGCGGCG attCTCAAGTCGTCGGCTTCATACATCACTGTCTTCTCGTCGGTTTGA
- the Or133 gene encoding odorant receptor 133, which produces MEIYDSRYFIHNKRFQKALGVWPYQSRAKNIVVCGLLLLLMLGMLLPQIVRLKKYAGKDSDKMMENIFILFYIFGIYIKLFTAVYAENRLKVLYESTAKNFQIYTGEAERRILYEYSERGRLLTLAFIVYMLPAVTVYVMLPMCPIIMDAAKPLDHPRYRMFILNGDYLVDEYDYYFYIYAFDSMAAIVTVAIMCATDPMYAAIVEHCLGLFSICKLRLKNFNKPNGTKAIEKTYYYSETCGDEYAYAALVKVVQLHKDIFKYTEIMQASYSLYFLLEMGVTMGVVVCNSVIIVMKLSQPLELVRWSLVLIGGLLHIFFLTWPGQKLINFSGDIFQDTYLNDWYESSLRCQKLLKFMSLRCLKPCELSGGGLYVMNFINFATILKTSASYITVFSSF; this is translated from the exons ATGGAGATCTACGACAGCAGATACTTCATCCACAACAAGCGTTTCCAAAAGGCTCTCGGAGTCTGGCCGTACCAGAGCCGCGCGAAGAACATCGTCGTTTGCGGACTGCTCTTACTCCTGATGCTGGGTATGCTCCTGCCCCAA ATAGTACGGCTGAAGAAGTACGCGGGCAAGGATTCGGACAAGATGATGGAGAACATTTTCATCCTGTTCTACATCTTCGGGATCTACATCAAGCTCTTCACGGCTGTTTATGCGGAGAATAGG CTGAAAGTCCTCTACGAGAGCACAGCGAAGAACTTTCAAATCTACACCGGCGAGGCGGAGAGAAGGATTCTGTACGAGTACTCCGAGAGGGGCAGGCTTCTCACGCTTGCCTTTATCG TATACATGCTTCCGGCGGTGACGGTGTACGTGATGCTGCCGATGTGTCCCATCATCATGGACGCGGCCAAGCCTCTGGACCATCCGCGCTACCGAATGTTTATTTTGAACGGGGATTATCTCGTCGACGAATACGACTACTACTTCTATATCTACGCCTTCGACAGTATGGCTGCTATCGTGACCGTCGCTATCATGTGCGCGACCGACCCCATGTACGCGGCGATCGTCGAGCACTGCTTGGGACTGTTTTCCATTTGCAA GTTGCGACTAAAGAACTTTAACAAGCCGAATGGGACGAAGGCGATCGAAAAGACCTACTACTACTCTGAGACCTGTGGGGATGAGTACGCGTACGCCGCGCTCGTTAAGGTGGTTCAGCTGCACAAGGATATTTTTAA ATACACCGAGATCATGCAGGCGTCGTATTCGCTGTACTTTTTGCTGGAGATGGGGGTCACCATGGGCGTCGTCGTGTGCAATTCTGTCATA ATCGTGATGAAGCTGAGCCAGCCCTTGGAACTCGTTAGGTGGTCCCTTGTGCTGATCGGTGGGCTGTTGCACATATTCTTTCTCACCTGGCCCGGGCAAAAACTGATCAACTTCAGCGGTGATATTTTTCAAGACAC ATACCTCAACGATTGGTACGAAAGTTCATTGAGATGTCAAAAGCTACTGAAATTCATGTCGTTGAGATGCCTGAAGCCATGCGAGTTGTCCGGAGGCGGACTCTACGTGATGAACTTTATCAACTTTGCGACG attCTCAAAACATCAGCGTCATACATCACTGTCTTCTCGTCGTTCTAA